CAAAGGAGTGCATCTTTTTCCATCCCCAACAGTGAAATGACCTTTAAAATCAGCGCACCAAATATCATTGGGTCCGAGTGCATGCGAGAATGGTTGTTCGATGGATTGTTTACGGATCCTTCTTTTGGGAGGTTTGATAAGGTTGTTTTGTTTGAGAATACGACCTACAGTACTTGGATGTGGCCATTTTCTAATCATATGAAACCGAGCTGAGAGTGATGCTAGGAGTTTTCTTGCTCCCCACCTGGGATGGTCTTTTCTCTCTTGTAAAATTAGTTCAATGATTTTCTTTCGAGTTTGGTGTGGATGGTATTTCGGTCTTCGGCTTTTGTCTTTTAACCCATCGATCCCATATAGTTTGTATTGCTTTAAATATTTATACCCCGTCACTCTACTGATATTGAATTCATGACAAAGGTCAGTGAGAGACCACCCACCACGTTTCCAAGCGACAACAAATTTCATTCTTTCTTCAAACACGTTTGTCTCCTTCCAAGCCATGACACACTCCTGGTGTGTACATCGTGTTCTGAATCGAAGAATTAAATTCTTGTTTGTAAAGGATGTTGTGAGATCAATTTGTAAGGGATGAAACTAGTACAGACCCGGGTGACAATAGTTACTTTATCCTATTTGCACTGATTGGTGGTGCTTTTATTTCTATTGGATCCCATGGAACCGACCTAATGCTTGTTCAGCGAGTGATCGCTACAAAAAACTTAGTTTCAGGCCAAAAGATTTTGATTGGAAGTGGGATCGTTGTCCTCCTTCAATTTGTATTGTTTCTTTTGATTGGATCCCTTCTTTATCTTTTTTATGCCGGCCAAACCATGGCTCCAGACAAGGTCTTTAGCCAATTCATTGTGAATGAAGTTCCTTCCCCCCTCCTTGGAATCCTTGTGGCGGCCATCCTTGCCAGTGCCATGTCTACCCTTAGCTCTACCATCAACTCCCTCTCTCTCACTTGGGCCCGTGATTGGGGGATGGACCGCTGGTTTAGCCCACGTACCCTCTCTATATTTTTTGGACTCACTTTGTTTCTTTCAAGCCTTGTTCCTTATTTTCTCATCCAAACCTGGGAAAAAGGGATTCTGGAAATGGGTCTGACTATCTTTTCCTATACCCTAGGGCCATCCATTGCCGTTTTCTTTTTGGCTAAAGGAAAAGCAGAATTGCCCGTATCTAGCTTTGTATTTTCGGTTTTTTTTCTCACAAGCATCCTTCTTACCGTTGCCATTGGCCTTGGATTTAAAATTGCCTTTACCCTTCTCATCCCTATTGGTTTTGGAATCCAAATTTTCCTTGTACAAATTTCTCGCTTTGCTGTTAAAAAAAATTGACAGGAAGCTGCGGGTAAGTTCGTCTAAAAGATAACAATGAAATTATCTGCTAACATTCAGTTACTACTCCTCCTCGAACTTTTATAGATCGAGGGAGAACGTGCTGTGTGACAAAGCCCACTCCCAACCGGGAAGTGGGCTTTTTTTATATTTGGTCCTCCTTCCGGTGGTAGTGGCAGCGGATGTGGAGGAACCATGAAACCAAATCAAATTAAAATCCAAGACGTTACCTTACGGGACGGAAACCAAGCATTACGTAGACCCTGGACCTTAGATGAAAAAATCGAAGTCTTTGATTTGTTAATCGAATTGAATGTCGATGGGATCGAAGTGGGTTTCCCCTCTTCCAATGAAACTGAGTTTGTTGCAAGTAAAACTCTAGCCAAACGAGCACAAGCTGGAATTCCGATTGCTGGATTGTCCCGCGCCAATGATACGGAAATAGCAAAAACATGGGAAGCCATCCAATATGCAAACAAACCTCGAATGCATATTGTTTATCCTGTCAGTGATTTTTCCATTCGCCATGTATTAAAAATTTCTGAATCCGAAGTGATCCAAAAAATCCAAAGATCTGTATCTTTTGCAAGGTCCATTGTTGGTCCGGATGTTGAGATTCAATTTTCTGGGGAACATTTTGGAGATGCGATTGAAAACTTTGCCTTCACCAAGGAAGCCTTCTTTGCTGCCATTGCTGCCGGCGCGAATATCATCAACTTACCCAATACAGTCGAACGATACAGGCCTATGGTATTTGTGAATATGGTAAAGGAGATGAAAGATTTTATTGGGGATAGAGCCAAAGTTTCTGTGCACACACATAATGATTTAGGAATGGCAACTGCCACTTCTGTAGAATGTGTGTATGTAGGTGCAGAACAAATCGAAGTGGCATTGAATGGTCTAGGAGAACGAGCAGGAAATACTAATTTGTATGAAACAGCCATCGCCTTACACCAAAATGGCGAATCCTTAGGAATCAACTTCCAAAGAATTTATCCTACTGCTAAACGAATTGCCGAGATGACAGGGATTCCCATTGGAGAAAAAGCCCCAATTATTGGAGAAGATATCTTCTCACATAGGTCAGGAATCCACCAAGATGGAGTAGCGAAGACCATAAAACAAACCAAAGGTGCTTACCGAACTTTTTCACCCGAATTTGTTGGAAGAAATGATTCCGAAACCATCTCCTTTACCAACCAATCGGGGCATAGGGCCATTCAATTTTTATTGGAAAACCGAGGGATATTCGTTCCAAACGAAGAAATCCATAGATTGTTTGAAAAAGCCAAGGCAATTTCATCCAGAGAAAACAACCGAGAAATCACCGAAGCAGAGTTAGTGGATTTAGCAAGTCGTTTCATGATTATCTCCTGAACAAGGGGGGCTTTCGTCCAGAGAATCTTTTATGGGAATTCACTCGAATCATTGACAAAACTTTGTCAATCTGCCATAATTTCGTTTGGTTTTTCTGGAGGTATTCATGGCAGACACTCTCATCAAACAGGCGAGAATTTTTGACGGTAGCACAAATGCATCTTTTGTTGGTGATGTTAGAATTAGGGATGGAGTGGTCAGTTCTATCTCTAAAACAGAAATGAGTCCTAGTTCTGGGGAAACTGTAGTCGATGCCAAAGGTCTTTGGCTAACACCAGGGTTTATCGACTTTCATACCCACTACGATGCTGAGATCGAAATGGCACCTGATTTATCTGAGTCAGTTCGTCATGGAGTCACAACCATTTCTCTTGGAAGTTGTTCTTTAAGTTTAGCTGTGGGTGACCCTACAGACTTAGCAGATATGTTTAGCCGAGTGGAAGCGATTCCAAGAAAGAATGTTTTATCCATCCTCGAAAGTAAAAAAAATTGGAACTCGGCTTCTGAATATAAAAAACATCTAAATAGTATGCCACTGGGTCCCAATGTCACTTCGTTTGCAGGACACTCTGCCATTCGTGCCCATGTTATGGGACTCGAACGTTCCTTAACCAAAGGGGAAGTTCCCACAAAACAAGAGTTAGAGACAATGAACAAACTATTGGAAGAGGCACTAGACGCAGGGTTTATGGGTCTATCAATCAACACCCTTGTTTGGGATAAAATGGATGGGTCTAGATTTAGATCTCGCCCTCTTCCTTCTACATTTGCCAATTGGAGTGAATACCAATACCTAAACAAAACACTTCGAAAAAGAGGAAAAATATTCCAAGGTGTTCCCAATGTTTCTACAAAAATCAATGTTTTGATGTTCTTAAAAGAAGGTTTTGGTCTTTTTCGTAAACCACTCAAAACTACGATCATTTCTTTAATGGATGTTAAGTTTGATCCTGGATTGTATAAATTACTCGGTGTCATTGGTAGAATTACCAATACAATCTTTAGGTCTGACTTCAAATTCCAAGCCCTCCCAGAACCATTTGATTTGTATGCCGATGGAATGGATGTAGTAGTTTTTGAAGAGTTTGCGGCAGGTGCAAAAGCAAATCATATTGAAGATGAGTTGGAAAGAAAACAATTAATGAAAGATCCAACTTACCGGTCTTGGTTTAAACGCCAATGGACCAATTGGTTTTTACCTCGTGTTTTCCATAGAAACTTTCGGGAAACAAAAATCGTAGATGCTCCCGACAAATCACTGATTGGCAAATCCATTGATGATGTTGCGAAAGAAAGAGGAGTTCATTCTGTCACAGCTTTCTTAGATTTAGTGGCCGAACACGGAAACAAAGTGCGTTGGTATACTGTTATGGCAAACCACAGAAAGGAACCATTACAAAAAATTGTTTCCTATCCCGACATCCTCATAGGATTTTCTGATGCTGGTGCTCACTTAAGGGGAATGGCTCATTATAACTTTCCTCTCCGAATGTTAAAGTTGGTACGTGATGCAGAGTTAGAAAATAAGCCGTTTATGACATTAGAGAGAGCAGTTAATCGTCTAACAGGAGAAATTGGTGATTGGTTTGGAATTGACGCAGGTTATATCAAAGAAGGAAAAAGAGCAGATTTAGTACTGATTGATCCTACAAAACTTGACGACTCCCTTGCCAAAGACGTAGAAGCACCCATGCCTTTTATGGAAGACTTCAATCGTTGGGTCAGACGTAACGATGATACAATCAAAAAAGTATACATCAACGGAAAACTTGCTGTGGATCAGGGGAAACCTGTGGCATCCCTTGGAAAAGAAAAGGGGTATGGCAGCTTTTTAGAATCTACTATCGGCACTTAAAAAAGATTTGCGGTTGGATACAGAAAGTCTTAATCTCTGTATCCAACATGGT
The window above is part of the Leptospira terpstrae serovar Hualin str. LT 11-33 = ATCC 700639 genome. Proteins encoded here:
- a CDS encoding helix-turn-helix domain-containing protein; the encoded protein is MAWKETNVFEERMKFVVAWKRGGWSLTDLCHEFNISRVTGYKYLKQYKLYGIDGLKDKSRRPKYHPHQTRKKIIELILQERKDHPRWGARKLLASLSARFHMIRKWPHPSTVGRILKQNNLIKPPKRRIRKQSIEQPFSHALGPNDIWCADFKGHFTVGDGKRCTPL
- a CDS encoding sodium:solute symporter family transporter, which gives rise to MLVQRVIATKNLVSGQKILIGSGIVVLLQFVLFLLIGSLLYLFYAGQTMAPDKVFSQFIVNEVPSPLLGILVAAILASAMSTLSSTINSLSLTWARDWGMDRWFSPRTLSIFFGLTLFLSSLVPYFLIQTWEKGILEMGLTIFSYTLGPSIAVFFLAKGKAELPVSSFVFSVFFLTSILLTVAIGLGFKIAFTLLIPIGFGIQIFLVQISRFAVKKN
- the leuA2 gene encoding 2-isopropylmalate synthase LeuA2; translation: MKPNQIKIQDVTLRDGNQALRRPWTLDEKIEVFDLLIELNVDGIEVGFPSSNETEFVASKTLAKRAQAGIPIAGLSRANDTEIAKTWEAIQYANKPRMHIVYPVSDFSIRHVLKISESEVIQKIQRSVSFARSIVGPDVEIQFSGEHFGDAIENFAFTKEAFFAAIAAGANIINLPNTVERYRPMVFVNMVKEMKDFIGDRAKVSVHTHNDLGMATATSVECVYVGAEQIEVALNGLGERAGNTNLYETAIALHQNGESLGINFQRIYPTAKRIAEMTGIPIGEKAPIIGEDIFSHRSGIHQDGVAKTIKQTKGAYRTFSPEFVGRNDSETISFTNQSGHRAIQFLLENRGIFVPNEEIHRLFEKAKAISSRENNREITEAELVDLASRFMIIS
- a CDS encoding N-acyl-D-amino-acid deacylase family protein, which produces MADTLIKQARIFDGSTNASFVGDVRIRDGVVSSISKTEMSPSSGETVVDAKGLWLTPGFIDFHTHYDAEIEMAPDLSESVRHGVTTISLGSCSLSLAVGDPTDLADMFSRVEAIPRKNVLSILESKKNWNSASEYKKHLNSMPLGPNVTSFAGHSAIRAHVMGLERSLTKGEVPTKQELETMNKLLEEALDAGFMGLSINTLVWDKMDGSRFRSRPLPSTFANWSEYQYLNKTLRKRGKIFQGVPNVSTKINVLMFLKEGFGLFRKPLKTTIISLMDVKFDPGLYKLLGVIGRITNTIFRSDFKFQALPEPFDLYADGMDVVVFEEFAAGAKANHIEDELERKQLMKDPTYRSWFKRQWTNWFLPRVFHRNFRETKIVDAPDKSLIGKSIDDVAKERGVHSVTAFLDLVAEHGNKVRWYTVMANHRKEPLQKIVSYPDILIGFSDAGAHLRGMAHYNFPLRMLKLVRDAELENKPFMTLERAVNRLTGEIGDWFGIDAGYIKEGKRADLVLIDPTKLDDSLAKDVEAPMPFMEDFNRWVRRNDDTIKKVYINGKLAVDQGKPVASLGKEKGYGSFLESTIGT